Sequence from the Magallana gigas chromosome 4, xbMagGiga1.1, whole genome shotgun sequence genome:
ttccactTTGAATCTTTCACCGTTATCTCGCTAACTTTCGCACCGAGCCCGACGTTATAAAACATGATACGATCGGAATACCTGAAGTCGTCTGTATCCATACTGGGGTCAAACGAGAAGACGTCACATCCGTAAGTGTTTGCTATGTCCTCGTCAAATGAAAAGTCCCAGCTTATTCCTATTGAATACACGATACACGGGTGTTTTGGACGGAACTGGACATCGTGGCAAACATCCCACCCACCGTCCACGATATTACCCAGGCGAACCATCTGCTTACACAGGTACTGGTGTTTTAGGATATACCTAGCGTATCTTTCCTGATACTTCAGCACTTCATCCTTAGTCAGGGCGGTGGTGCCAACTGGAGCTTCTTTCGGCAAATCTACTTTTACAGAGGAAGTTCCAGTCATATTCGATGTATTTGGAGGTTTTAAGTACATATTTATAGTAAAACAGTTTGATGTTCTGCGATTGCTGAACTCGTTTTTAACAAATTCCCAATTCCTATCAAACCAATATATTTCGTAGTTAGAGTCCCGCAATTCTCGCAGAGCTTTCAGCACACTCAGATATTCATCTCGAGTTCCCCGACTCTCATccaaatgaatttcaaaaatgatttgcTTTATTTGAGCTCTTTTAATAGTTTGGCTCATTTCAAATAAGAATGGGAAATCTTTCACGGTTATTTTAAGTATCAGAACACTGATTTCATTGACGTAATTACTCACAATCTGAGTGAGTCCTAGAATTTTGGTACTTTTTCTGGCAACCAAGCCCTCTCCATAAAACACCACATTACATCGGTATTTAGCGTAGATCTGTTTGACGAATCTGTCGCTAAGGTCATGGTTATAACTGTATATAACACATTTACCCTTGCTGGGTGCGACACCGGGGTCCACACATATTCGAACGCCACCGTAATCAATGTTTCCGAAACGCTTTGGCATCGTGCACAAGCTTTGAAGGGAAGTGACGTAGCGTTTGTAGAGACACGATAGCCCCTCTTTTGACATCTGGAATAGTAGCAAGTCAGCAGGAATAACGAATTCAAAGTCTAGAGATAAACAGTGGTCAGTTATACCGGAGTAAGCACTGCGGTGATGGAAAAACCAAACGGTGAGAATGATCAGTACCGATAAAATAAGTCCTCCTCTGTAGGGGTTTTTGGCGAGACGAAGACATGTTTGTGTGTGTGCTGACATCCTGATGGAAGACATCTTTATCTTtgtctgtaaaatataaattatatattcataATGTATTAAACATGTAACTTCCATTGAGGACCAAAAACTAATTTGAATAGAATGAAATGTAATCTaccatttaaaacaatacatatgaGCTACCAATTCAAAGattagaactgtcctaatgggacttaTACCCCCgtaaggctaatttcaaatgggacaaataattgaattgaataataaaggtttggaactcatacaaataaaaaaagcattccagaatagtaaaaaaaatttagttaacaaagaaaaattaaaatcaaaattgtcagaatttcactggtaatacatatgtataactgtaatacatttacaaacttatgtatctgatgatattttttttatttttttgttttaaagaaaaaccaacaaaatgacaataacccctccctttgcagtaaatggaaatactggtagccaagcaatgctcttctgttgataaaacttacaatatctttctaataaaagtcctgacagatgcaattagttgtttcaaattttcctcactttctcctatagTGCAacggaactccatatcagaaatttgatcccataggactatgattttctttgatgagcttgttaaattttgtaaactcccaaaacattaccataattaccatactatgtaataatatgtaaaaaagaaaatttaatattacgaacaattttaaaattgccaaagcACTataatcatatcagtaattttgaatttcatttaaattgagGGGCTGATTCTCTTATtcgctcaaaaccatttcaagCACATGGTACATGaggacaaaaataacattaaaatatacatataaattggtcagaggtaaacatatattaatataaaggtTATAGAGTTAGGAAAAGTTATACAAAGTGAAACTCATGGAGGACAGACTACCTCCCaaagtatatacaggtaaagtctacctgtgtCCCCTTAGAGGGCCCCATAAATGCCTTgaccaattattttttttaattgaggaGTAGGCGTTCGGAGAACACACCAAATTGAGGCCCTATAGGGttacttcatcaatttactttactaatagatttaaacaacttctaaaaatagttaacttcttcattaataatgatattatttatttccttataatgatagaaacttttggtttacatgaaacagttttaatcTAGCCCCAAAACCACCGCCCATTTTaaagattatcaattttccttaaacacatgctccatctaaaccatggctcagataatggcccccttgggacaaatgaattcagtcacacttgtctttgatgttcttattagctcctaagaatttatcattgacaaacaaaaagtttgcattgtcagttgatagaatacttataaaaaaattaatttagttaagACATTAAGACAAAAAtcctccatctggatgtatttatataaatatattttagagtgttttaatactattaattaataaataaaatctgtaaggattacctcccttactttcaACATCAGTgttcaatatatataaagaataaggaaaatgaaaactgtcataaaatcattaaatcttgtctgaacttacagacagacggacagggtgaaaccaatatacccccctaaacttcgtttgcgggggtataataatacCAATTAATTTCAATGCTTAAAAAAAGGTTTACACTTAGTCTAATAAAGAAACAACGGCGATCACTTtgttttttcagtattttaatgTCTTCGAAGATTTTTCCACACTAAATAAGAAAGTACATATAGAATAATTCATATGAGTGTtgtcaatatatgtatatttttacatgtataatgttaaacgataaaatgcaataaatgtggtttttttgtgaaaatgtaAAGTTGCATTCCTTCGATAACAGCATCGTATTCCTATATACATACGGCATAGATGCATAATTAAGATGATGGTCACCCGATGAACATACATATGATTTTGATGCATGGGTAGTCAATTTACATACCTCTATATGCCAGATAAAAATctcaaagtaaacaaaaaatcaccAAGGTAAATATAAAGATAGGATTTAAAACCAGAAGATAAATAAAGCGccaattaaatgaatttgaaaaatgacatgTTAAATCTTTTTTGGATTCAGAATGTAAAAGACATTGGCGCTATTAAATAAAGAATTCAAGTTTCAACTTGTCAAGAAATACAATGTACGAATATTGAGTCAATTACAAAACCCGTGTAGTTCTCTTTGTAGACGCTAGTCAAATAATTCAAAGTCAAAACATCTTTACACGCCTCGGCTTTGATTTAGGACAAACCCACTGTATTCTCAGATCTAAAAGTCTGGCCCGTATGGAATAGTTTTGCAAGTTTTCCTTGAGGCTTAATATATgctttgattaaatttttatgGATAAATGTATGTCTTAGTCCTAAAATACTTTCATACCTTATCAGAAGGATTTTTAAATGGCTACTAATTTACTGTTGTCGAGTATCATCTTAACCTATCCTTCCTCAGCCAAACACATTTCATATACATTCATACACATCCACGTGAGCAATTCcgttgctttaaaaaaataatataataaataagtattagcaatgagtataaattgtgCTCTTGTATGTTAGGTTCGCTGGACTCCATGTACTGTATAATTGGCGTTGAgctattattttttgttcaatttaaatggaagcaacAAAAGGGACTTATCAAAACAAACGCTGGCCACTGAATGTAATTTTTCAACTTGATCGATCAAATGGATACAATGATCAGCCTACCACAGCCCTGAAAAAACCCAGTccatttaaattgatattttaccTTCCAGACTGGTAACAAAGTATATAATACgtcgtgggttttttttgtatttaggTCAACTCATTTAATCATTCATACCCCTAGAATATAGCATCACTCTATAACctttaagaaatataatttacaacGGTTACGGCCGGTGTGCGGCGTCAATCAttgacattttataaaaaagattttggATTAATTGTGGTGGACATAATAAGCATTCTGTTAAGAAAAATGAGCCCGAGAGCAATCGGCATTGAACCTGAAGTGCACCCTATAACCGACATCGAAGCATCACTGTTATTAATAGCACATTCAAAACAATATCAGGCATGTAGACAAGTACTATCTATATGTATATTGTCCGCACACAGGTCAACTCATGTATTGATTAGCAGATGCCGCTCCATGGCAACCGATCTTGAAATAATTTGTCTCTCGTCTAAGCAAGAATTAATGGCTGACATTACAAACAGAAAagaatgctttttttttcaCAGCTTTTAAAATGCATGCAAAACACATCTAAAATGCTGtttgtcttaaaaaaaaaccccacgaATTAATCTGCATGTGTTTCAAATATGTACGTTAATTAACAAGCAATCTAATTACAGCTATAGTGATATAAAACCTAACGCAATACCGCCTTACCTCTCTGTTAAGAAACGCTCCGGGCTCTACTCGATCTCCACACACAGAGTGCAATCCCAAAATATTTCAGATCAAATCGATCAATAGATTCCGAGCGGCCATTGGCGGGATTTAACACCGACGGGCCACAAAGAATTCtccattattttcaaaatagcCGAAGAATTCACACCCTGTTACGGCCCACTGAGTTCTAGCCTATATGTCTGTGAAGTGCATGTAACTAATTAGTCCTAAGGGAGATAATTCCCAATAGTTAATATAATCCGGAGGTTGCCCGGTATATGGCTGTTCGATACATAGTGCATGTCAGCACTGTACTATAGCGACAGGAAGCATTGAAATTCACACAGGCCGTCCTGtctaacaacccccccccccccccccaaaccctCTCCACATGTTTCTAcagtttagtcaggcaagctttttggaaagctattacttgtttGAACCTCAACATTCCAACAGCAGGGTAGTTGGGGGTTTCACTATACATAATGAAGGCTTCTTTCATCATCCGACGAGGAGACGAtgcaaattgaatttaaatacatgtacctgcataTAGATGTCGATTTGTGTATTGTATTGCCAATCTGCGAAACTCcacaaaaattgttaaaaagttaaaaattatctACAACAACTAAATCAATAAAACTGCGAATCtcttaaggtatctcactcctcatgttttgatttcattgcgcagatgatcattatattttaaatgaatatgattttatttatttaatcatcacagatagattattatttcataattacacaacattcataaagaaaatccatttgaaatcaagaaacaaacaagttttttggggaactattttttcgtgcggaaggttttttagacgaaaatgacagaatcaagcaattttatgaattttcaatatacatttctttttattatactttattcattattcacatttttaacatttgataggtttgtaacatattttataggttctgtgtgacatgtacaacATCAAATCTTGAAAATGCGATagccgtttagcataaaataatgcaaatatatagaacatgtctgaatttttttaagccaGATTTTGCGAGAAgtttacctttgaagccctatatctaaaatttgacatcactgacccccatgttatattatgtcaaaatgatactgaatacatatctaggcaaactggatacatcttataaaattcttgatattcaaaaagtttttatttcaaatcaaattgtaactattatagaaattgtctattttaagtgcaaaaaggtcacacaaaaatttatgcagcttcgtacaattttttttcgtaatccctctattcagtgtgaccattgtacataattaaaaacaatatttgaagaaataagttcgcttaatcaaaaatactgacaacaaatcctaatcaggatgaaattgcattttaggtgcgaaaaggtcaaattaaataggccataactcagagggatggatactgaccccccattatctttgtattttttaagtatgttttgtctacagatttcaatgatatacttctcaagaaaatcttgatacaacaacattgaggagtgggataccttaaaaAAAGTTACTTTAATAGTAATAAATACATTATATACATATGCCCTGTAACATCTTCCCCATTCAAGGGTTACTGATCCGCATCGCTTCTCACTTACTCACTTTGTGAGGAGCGGTGCGGATCAACCCTTGACTTGGAAAGATGGCCctgtaaataaataatgttttcttaaaatgtaataatttgTATTAGCATATTACAGAAATGTATGGATAAGCTAGAAGTACATatgcacgtacatgtatacgCGAAGAGCATCTTCCTTGTATTGTCGATAGAGGACATTTAAGTACTAACCTTTTTTGTAGATATAAGAGCGTAGCCCGCTGTGAAATTCAGTACAGTATATACTTCATGGTACGtgtaataaaatttgaatttccttCCGGATGATGAGCAGGGCCTTGAATGAAGTTTTTTCCCCCCATTCTTACAATAACACGctgatatatttgtatattattattacCATTACCACGGACATTACAAAGTACTTGCAAATAATCGATTTTATAATACTAGTTAAAATGTGactattttcaagatatttatataccgggtatattttctttgaaaaacaatgcctttatttttttacaatttaattcaattcagtttattcGCTCAAACCATGAAATGTGAattcaatcattatatacaGTTCAAAGGTTTTATAAATGAATGGATAAGTAGTAGATAAATAGTAAATAAgcataaatattcaatatatacaatgaagatAGGAAAAAGTATAGTAATATAGGACAGACTATTATATCAGACTGTATatcttgataataaaataacataattcTTTCAGATTTGAAACATTAATACAATACGTGAGTTCACAAAACTTAAAAGTATTTGGCGCTTAACAGTATTTATTATCAAGATATTTATGTCTAAATGTCAATAGCTCTTTACATTCAAGAATATAATGGAATTCATTGCAATTTGACCTGAATTACAAAGTTTACACACTCTTTGGTTTAAAGGAATATTGTACCATCTCCCAGTCTCCACTTTGAGATGGTGATTTGAGGttctaaatttcataaaaatatttatacattatataaaatctttataatattgtattatatagaTTTTATATAATCTATCTAGAGGCAtcgtttttcaaagaaaatatatatgaatatcttgaaaaaagtcatttttttttttagaaactatttacatttgcaaatatgtttcctgaTATGAATCTATCGAacagcgaaaacgttcaattctgtgtgaactttttcatgacgtcCCATTGATCATAGCACAATCTAATCGCTTGAAAtatcataaacaaaaaatctcgataattttaacaattctaaacgatttggttttttttcaaaagtaaatataagtaataagcaGCAATTTTGAAAAGTTCACCGtaatatgaacttggttggtacgcGACCAAATCTCTGAGAAGCTATTCAATAAACAgtatgttaaaaagttcactaggatatgaacttggttgacATGCGACCTATTTATGTCAAAATGCAAGTTATTTATGATAATATGCGAGAACGGAGTATAGAGGGTGGCATAGATATCTTGCAAGTCTACATAGATAACTAGCA
This genomic interval carries:
- the LOC105342194 gene encoding uncharacterized protein, yielding MSSIRMSAHTQTCLRLAKNPYRGGLILSVLIILTVWFFHHRSAYSGITDHCLSLDFEFVIPADLLLFQMSKEGLSCLYKRYVTSLQSLCTMPKRFGNIDYGGVRICVDPGVAPSKGKCVIYSYNHDLSDRFVKQIYAKYRCNVVFYGEGLVARKSTKILGLTQIVSNYVNEISVLILKITVKDFPFLFEMSQTIKRAQIKQIIFEIHLDESRGTRDEYLSVLKALRELRDSNYEIYWFDRNWEFVKNEFSNRRTSNCFTINMYLKPPNTSNMTGTSSVKVDLPKEAPVGTTALTKDEVLKYQERYARYILKHQYLCKQMVRLGNIVDGGWDVCHDVQFRPKHPCIVYSIGISWDFSFDEDIANTYGCDVFSFDPSMDTDDFRYSDRIMFYNVGLGAKVSEITVKDSKWKIKNLQTIMKELGHTDKRIDVLKIDIEGHERQSLPEIIDSGALKNVVQLCMETHSYYDLGTMRKLYEAGFRLFWAHQNPQAPLYTNSETLSYGMEVYFVNINLMHE